In a genomic window of Helianthus annuus cultivar XRQ/B chromosome 10, HanXRQr2.0-SUNRISE, whole genome shotgun sequence:
- the LOC110881325 gene encoding uncharacterized protein LOC110881325, translated as MNDIFNMDTSIGSEISFGGKVIVFGGDFRQILPVVPNGGRQEIVNASLCSLYLWSKCKLLRLTKNTRLTIGRSTSDIEEINNFAKWLLDLGEGNVGCPNDGEASIEIPPDLLIKDISDPISSLIDFVYPSILDNYNNHNYFSERAILAPKNEVVHEINDRLLALFPGEEREYLSSDSLCQTENPNSTQLKLYSPDVLNGLKVSGLPNHRLVLKVGVPVMLLRNMDQQNGLWNGTRLQIKRLYNRVIEAEIISGGNIGTRTYIPRLNLIPSDKKIPFAFQRRQFPIAVCFAMTINKSQGQSLSRVGLYLRQPVFTHGQLYVALSRVKSRDGVKLLILDKDGKPTDKTSNVVYKEVFNKL; from the coding sequence ATGAATGACATATTCAATATGGACACTTCCATAGGTTCTGAAATATCATTTGGAGGTAAGGttattgtttttggtggtgattttAGACAAATTCTTCCTGTTGTCCCCAATGGTGGAAGACAAGAGATAGTGAATGCCTCGCTATGTTCGTTATATTTGTGGAGTAAATGCAAGTTGCTAAGGCTAACAAAAAACACGAGATTAACCATTGGACGCTCTACATCGGATATTGAAGAAATTAATAATTTTGCCAAGTGGCTTTTGGATTTGGGTGAGGGAAATGTTGGTTGTCCTAATGACGGGGAAGCATCAATTGAAATACCACCGGATCTTCTAATTAAGGACATCTCTGATCCCATTTCATCTTTAATTGATTTCGTTTATCCTTCAATTTTAGATAACTACAACAACCATAACTACTTTAGCGAGAGGGCTATACTTGCGCCTAAGAACGAGGTTGTGCATGAGATAAATGACAGGTTGTTAGCGTTATTCCCAGGCGAAGAAAGAGAGTATCTAAGCTCCGATAGTCTTTGTCAGACTGAGAATCCTAATTCAACACAGCTAAAACTATACTCACCAGATGTGTTGAATGGTCTTAAAGTATCAGGTTTGCCTAATCACAGGTTAGTACTCAAAGTTGGTGTGCCAGTAATGCTATTACGTAACATGGACCAACAAAATGGTTTATGGAACGGTACGAGGTTACAGATAAAAAGATTATACAACCGTGTCATAGAAGCAGAAATCATATCTGGAGGAAATATCGGCACTCGCACCTACATACCGAGACTTAATTTGATACCTTCAGACAAAAAGATTCCTTTTGCGTTTCAAAGGAGGCAATTTCCGATAGCTGTGTGTTTTGCGATGACTATCAACAAAAGTCAAGGGCAGTCGCTATCAAGGGTTGGTCTGTACTTGAGACAACCTGTTTTTACGCATGGTCAGTTGTATGTGGCTTTATCAAGGGTAAAATCCAGAGACGGGGTCAAATTGCTTATATTAGACAAGGACGGCAAACCTACCGATAAAACATCAAATGTCGTTTATAAGGAAGTGTTTAACAAATTGTga